AGGGTTTCCCTGTCCCAGATGTGGTTTGATCCTGTGCTGTTGTTTGATCAGTTTGATTCAAAGATCAAATCAGTTAATGAATCCAACAAGTAACTTAGTTCATTTTGATTAGTTTAGTTTCTCTGTTTGTTTTGTAATATGATGTCAAACTTGTCTGATTTCTAACTAActctttgtctttgtttgaTTAACAGTGGAGAAGCCAAGCGGTTGTTTTCATCTCTTTGGGAGAATGAAGTGCTTCTTATTCCCTCACAAGAGAGATGACGAACACAGAAGCCCTAAACCTCTCTCACCCCTCTCCGACCGTGCTACTGGTGGTTTCACCAACAACGGTTCCAACGGCTCTGTAGCCAGCACGGTTTCATCATCCACCACCGGGAGGAACTCCAACCACCCCTTGCCCACCAGAGAAAACAACCTCAGAGAGTTCACAATCACCGATCTCAAATCCTCCACCAAGAACTTCAGCCGCTCCGTTATGATCGGCGAAGGCGGTTTCGGCTGCGTCTACTGGGGAACCGTCAAGAGCCTCGAAGACCCTTCCAAGAAAATCGAAGTCGCGGTGAAGCAGCTCGGCAAGAGAGGCCTGCAGGGTCATAAAGAATGGGTGACGGAAGTTAACTTTCTCGGGGTGGTGGAGCATCCGAACCTGGTGAAACTGCTTGGTCACTGCGCAGAAGACGACGAGCGTGGAATCCAAAGGCTTCTTGTTTACGAATACATGCCAAACCAAAGCGTCGAGTTTCATTTAGCTCCTCGTTCCCCCACCGTGCTTACTTGGGACCTAAGGTTGAGGATAGCACAAGACGCAGCTCGGGGTTTAACTTATCTCCACGAAGAAATGGACTTCCAAGTAAAGCAGAGTcctctgtttttctttattatcaaaaaacttcattttgatttgtgttttctttttttttttgtttttagataaTATTCAGAGATTTCAAGTCATCCAACATTCTATTAGACGAAGATTGGAAAGCAAAGCTTTCGGATTTCGGTTTAGCTCGGTTAGGTCCTGAACCGGGATCAACTCATGTTTCTACTGGTGTAAGTCTTTTTGTTACATTTTCACTCTTCATTTGGTTTGATttacaaaaaatcattttgttttaatgGGTTTTAACAGGTGGTAGGAACAATGGGCTACGCAGCTCCGGAATACATTCAGACAGGTCGTCTCACCTCGAAAAGCGACGTGTGGGGTTACGGAGTATTCATCTACGAGCTGATTACAGGAAGGAGGCCGCTAGACAAGAACAGGCCTAAAGGAGAGCAGAAGCTTCTTGAATGGGTGAGACCTTACTTAACCGACACGAAGAAGTTTAGGCTCATTATAGACCCGAGGCTGGAAGGCAAATACTTGATCAAACCGGTTCAGAGACTAGCCGTTGTGGCCAACCTTTGCCTCGCTAGGAACCCAAAGGCACGTCCGAAGATGAGTGAGGTGTTGGAGATGGTGACGAAGATTGTGGAAGCTTCTTCTCCTAGGAGTGGTGGTGGCAAGAAGCAGCAGCTGCTTCCTTTGAGGAGTCTAGAAGCTTCTAGAGATGAGgaagagaagaacaagaaggtgGTTGATGGTGGGGAAGGAGGTTGGTTGGATAAATTATGGAACCCAAAGAATGTGAGAGCTTGTTGATTCTGATACAAGTACACTACTACAGCCTTTGCTTATCTTCTGTAATTCAACAAAttcaaatattgtttttttctggtttgttaatttaatatttgtaacTTACAGTGGTTGTGTTGTTTCCATAATGAGCATATAATAAacgaattatattttttcattttaggtATAAACATATTCAGATGATAGGTCTCCTGACATTTCACTGGTTCCTTCCCGTTTTTAGAATTTTCTTAGAAGGATTTACGTCAAGGTATTATTTGttcttgttttaatttttaaaatgttttactaAAACTATGACTTGTAGTCAATTACTAGCCAGATGATTTACAAAGATTCTTAGAAGGATTTAAATGTTtgtttcaaaactcaaaatattcATGATTCTGTTTCTTCAACTCTCAAATACATTTTGTCACACAACAACGTTTTCAATATCCAAAAGTGTAAGAGGATCTACACGATAGACTTTCTTAACCTGCAAAGAAAGAAACTACTTGTATGATCTTTTGTTAGGACGAAGATGAACATATGTGGACTTATACGACTTGGTGTTCTTATATTGACAGCATTTCAATGTTTTAGTTCATCCTCTTCTATGAACAGACCATTAGGGGAAACTAGTTGCAGTATAAAAGGACCTTAAATAAGGCTTAGTAAGTAGTAGGTTTATTAAGGTTGAGACTTGAGAGTCCAGTCTAATAACAAACGGCTCAAATCTTACTTTTCTGGATCAAAAGAGGATCGTGTCTGACTTAATCGAATGCATTATGCAAAGGTATACTATATATCGAagatagtttaatttaattttaagaatTCAAACTTTGAAATGCAAATACCATAAGCAAAAAGAGGATATCAGGAGTAACAATTTTGATAAGATTGCATTAACTCATGTTTACTAAAGTACTAACAATGGCAAACAACTTGACTTTTGAAGCATTGATTTTTGGCTGAAAACAGGGGAAGCCATTAAATATAGAGCTTTTAGTAGATTTATCATAGcttcttaagaaaaaaaaagaataatttcaGAAAAAGTAATCTGGAAAGCAAATAGTAGGCAATTAAACCTATAAATAGCTTCACATTATGGTGTAGAAATCAAATATGCTTTGCTTTTGTGTGTAAGATAACAGTGAAAAACACTCAGTGAGCTAATGATATCAATGTGTCAACTAATAGTTAAGTTTAAGAAAATTTTCGTATTGAATCTAGTTACAGACTGTTTTAGACAGGGCCGTCTCGAAATATTTATggacatttttcaaaaaatattaatgatatatttaacgatacaataaaataattttaaaagtttataactttacttttatatatttgacattttttaaaaaaattatcagctCTAAACTTAGTAATATGTCTAAACATTctaattttatatcataatttatctatttatcttaaaaaaaaatgtttttttattttttttttcaaattaggTCATGTTCGACCGCTCCACTCGCTCGTGCTGGCGGCCCTAGTTTTAGCAATATGTATATTTATGCAAACTTAGTAATACAGCTTAGAACTAGTAATATTGTTTTCTTCAAAAAGAAAGactagttatattatatttacataatcGACCATTGCTGCATCCCAAAGCATGTATTAGTTTCGTATAtctgttttttgaaaaaaggtttCTTATATCTGTTGGATGATATGTACCGTTCTCTTGTACAAGCACGTTAATCTCACTGTACTTTCTTTGgtactatataataaaatcaaCATTTGATTATTCTGTTAGATTAGAATTACAGAGTTGATAAGAAACAATACattagtagatttttttttttgataaaatatacaTTAGTAGATTTGGTTCTCAATTATGCATTGACCCCCTTGAAATGGACcattttagttataatattcGATAATGGAcatgtaacatatatataatatatgatccAGATATGATGATTGAGAAAACAGTGTTGCTAATGACTACATCAGTATAATCTTCGCAACGACTAAcgtttttaaaatacataaattacaCAAGAACTGGCTTTAGAGTTTCTCAAATCATTCATCACCCAATGCACATAATTAAAATTGAGAAATATCGTAAGATAGCACTAGTTTTCTTatcatacaaatatttttaaggatcaaaataataaaaataaatttcactaAAAAGATGGTTATATACTTTATGCTCGACTAATTTATACTTAAGGTTTAGATTTTGATGATAAAGTTTTGGAGGTAAAGTgaagtttttttgtttcttttgaacACATGTAAAGtagagtttagatttaaaatttaaaatttataataacaacttaaaactatttttaaaagaattttcagattttgaaataaatcgagaaaacaaaaaaaatattcgaaaaTGTTTCGTATATAGTagagtatatttttttattatataatttcatttttataatttatttatatttatatagtagaGTATAATTGTTATTTATCTTTCTAATAAACCaccattaaaaaaattaaagcgaTTTTGCCTATTAAAATATGCTGTACTATTACATGctgattcaaaataaaatgacgattgtcatctttattttttacaaacaaTTTGACTATTTTATTTCAGTTAACCTTTCTTCTCCATATTACTTAATGCCTTTTTATATTACTGAATGTGTAACTCATTAGATCTCACACAGCATGAATTTTTCAATCTAGGCTTCCTGAAACTAAGCCTATACttaaaatattcaatttattcttttaaataaaCTAAAGAATTCACAAAAGCATCCATATAATTCACCGCCAGAACATAGAACCTAGTTCACTTATTATAACCTACGTAActtttaacaacaaaaaaaatgaaacattaaTTCTAACATTTGTGGATGAGTATTTGCGTGAATTTTAATGAATTCGATGGTTTTGAAATTAAGCAAAAATAGTGATTGCCACGTGAAATCCTTAACCTGATACaaacattaattattttatttattcgcGGCGGATATGATTGGGAAACTTTAAACTATACAGCCATGTGTTATTGGACCCATTTGCCTCTTTAAGAAAATTTCAACATTTAAGCCTAACACTAAACTTAGGTATtgtataatttgtatattagcATGCCAATCCTTCACTAAAAAGCT
The sequence above is drawn from the Raphanus sativus cultivar WK10039 chromosome 7, ASM80110v3, whole genome shotgun sequence genome and encodes:
- the LOC108814398 gene encoding serine/threonine-protein kinase PCRK2; translation: MYSKDLKVEKPSGCFHLFGRMKCFLFPHKRDDEHRSPKPLSPLSDRATGGFTNNGSNGSVASTVSSSTTGRNSNHPLPTRENNLREFTITDLKSSTKNFSRSVMIGEGGFGCVYWGTVKSLEDPSKKIEVAVKQLGKRGLQGHKEWVTEVNFLGVVEHPNLVKLLGHCAEDDERGIQRLLVYEYMPNQSVEFHLAPRSPTVLTWDLRLRIAQDAARGLTYLHEEMDFQIIFRDFKSSNILLDEDWKAKLSDFGLARLGPEPGSTHVSTGVVGTMGYAAPEYIQTGRLTSKSDVWGYGVFIYELITGRRPLDKNRPKGEQKLLEWVRPYLTDTKKFRLIIDPRLEGKYLIKPVQRLAVVANLCLARNPKARPKMSEVLEMVTKIVEASSPRSGGGKKQQLLPLRSLEASRDEEEKNKKVVDGGEGGWLDKLWNPKNVRAC